A genomic window from Candidatus Eisenbacteria bacterium includes:
- a CDS encoding DNA adenine methylase — MIAGTTYIRRRHAAVRTTDFVFNQLIPYIGNKRKLLDLIVEALKHTTRGQAPVFLDMFAGSGVVARLAKTLGCRVIANDWEPYSRVINSCYIGCNQAPAFAALGGYEAAVEALNALPGKVDWITNHLCPRYDTHYDIEVDWMFYMRKNGMRIDAIRMRLLDWRKSGAIDQREEDCLLAPLLYQTCYTSNTSGVFKGFHNGWGGQTGTALYRIAGDLSLSPAVFFDNAMENDVLCDDAQKVAVTLQDKEIDVAYLDPPYNQHPYGSNYHVLNTVALWDHPELSPTITPGTKSAIRLDWRTERRSAYNYADEAPRAYRKLIETLNARFILTSYSTDGTIPLEAMLAANIGRGHVRIEMRGYKRYRVSSQRFSEKPMNVEFVIVLDTHRESDVSVDELRNAVQSKEETVLNEHPEYVIEKQAQLMLFEGAREPYGAQTPAP; from the coding sequence GTGATTGCAGGAACGACATACATTAGAAGAAGGCACGCCGCCGTCCGCACAACGGACTTCGTGTTCAACCAGTTGATCCCTTACATCGGCAACAAGCGCAAGTTGCTTGACCTTATTGTCGAAGCACTGAAGCACACGACGAGGGGACAGGCCCCCGTCTTCCTGGACATGTTTGCGGGCAGCGGCGTGGTCGCGCGGCTGGCAAAGACCCTCGGCTGCCGAGTCATTGCAAACGACTGGGAACCCTATAGTCGGGTCATAAACAGCTGCTACATTGGCTGCAATCAGGCGCCTGCTTTCGCTGCGCTCGGAGGTTACGAGGCGGCAGTTGAGGCCCTCAACGCGCTTCCGGGGAAGGTCGATTGGATCACGAACCACCTTTGTCCGCGATATGACACCCACTACGACATAGAAGTGGACTGGATGTTCTACATGCGGAAGAACGGGATGCGGATTGACGCCATTCGGATGCGGCTTCTTGATTGGCGGAAGTCCGGCGCTATTGACCAGCGCGAGGAGGATTGCCTTCTCGCGCCGCTTCTCTATCAGACCTGCTACACCAGCAACACAAGCGGAGTGTTCAAGGGGTTTCACAACGGGTGGGGAGGACAGACTGGAACAGCGTTGTATCGGATTGCGGGTGACCTCTCGCTTTCGCCGGCAGTATTCTTTGACAACGCCATGGAAAACGATGTCCTTTGCGACGATGCGCAGAAGGTGGCCGTCACCCTGCAGGACAAGGAGATAGACGTTGCCTACCTCGATCCGCCCTACAATCAGCACCCCTACGGGAGCAACTACCACGTCCTGAATACCGTCGCGCTTTGGGATCATCCAGAACTGAGTCCGACCATCACACCCGGGACGAAGTCGGCCATACGCTTGGATTGGCGAACCGAGCGCAGAAGCGCATACAATTACGCCGATGAGGCCCCGAGAGCCTACCGGAAACTGATCGAAACACTCAACGCCCGGTTCATTTTGACCAGCTACAGCACCGACGGCACGATCCCCCTTGAGGCCATGCTGGCCGCAAACATCGGGCGCGGCCATGTCAGAATCGAAATGCGCGGCTACAAGCGATACCGCGTCAGTTCTCAAAGGTTCTCCGAGAAACCGATGAACGTCGAGTTTGTGATCGTGCTAGATACGCACCGGGAATCCGACGTTTCGGTTGACGAGTTGCGGAACGCCGTTCAGTCAAAGGAAGAAACCGTCCTGAACGAGCATCCGGAGTATGTGATTGAGAAGCAGGCACAACTGATGTTGTTTGAAGGAGCGAGGGAACCCTATGGCGCGCAAACACCAGCTCCGTGA
- a CDS encoding EcoRI family type II restriction endonuclease — protein MAELRHTYPDVKFHYHFDSSSIRPDGGILYIQGKPGDKLSYPILIAEVKNQGTNDLRAQEGLPQQAKGNAIERLGKNLIGLRTALMRESIFPFVCFGYGCDFNPDSSILDRVSTMAMFGKLNKTYLHNEEGGKFNRGSFYFRLEKWTVDEMVTVMRDIARRSVLYYFSKHREAHFRESE, from the coding sequence GTGGCGGAACTCCGCCACACCTATCCCGATGTGAAGTTCCACTACCACTTCGACAGCAGTTCCATCCGACCCGACGGCGGCATCCTGTACATCCAAGGAAAACCGGGCGACAAACTCTCGTATCCCATCCTGATTGCCGAGGTGAAGAACCAAGGCACAAACGACCTGCGCGCACAGGAAGGACTACCACAGCAGGCGAAGGGCAACGCCATCGAACGACTGGGGAAGAATCTCATCGGACTTCGCACTGCGCTGATGCGCGAGTCCATCTTCCCTTTCGTCTGTTTCGGCTACGGGTGTGACTTCAACCCGGATTCATCGATTCTGGATCGCGTGAGCACAATGGCCATGTTCGGGAAGTTGAACAAGACTTATCTCCACAATGAGGAGGGAGGCAAGTTCAACCGGGGGAGTTTCTACTTTCGGCTCGAGAAATGGACAGTTGATGAAATGGTCACGGTCATGCGCGACATTGCCCGCCGGTCGGTCCTCTACTACTTCTCGAAGCACAGGGAAGCCCATTTCCGGGAATCGGAATGA